A window of Salmo trutta chromosome 31, fSalTru1.1, whole genome shotgun sequence contains these coding sequences:
- the LOC115169715 gene encoding E3 ubiquitin-protein ligase MARCH6 isoform X1 produces the protein MDTAEEGDICRVCRSEGTPDKPLYHPCVCTGSIKFIHQECLVQWLKHSRKEYCELCKHRFAFTPIYSPDMPSRLPVQDIFAGLVTSVGTAIRYWFHYTLVAFAWLGVVPLTACRIYKCLFTGSVSSLLTLPLDMLSTENLLADCLQGCFVVTCTLCAFISLVWLREQIVHGGAPQWLEQNQQQQPQHAPAPQLNEQGPGPGQGAGENQPAPAAAEPMADNGPAAEVPDIQVDPAEDIELEDEAGAEDVGDANNGAQDDMNWNALEWDRAAEELTWERMLGLDGSLVFLEHVFWVVSLNTLFILVFAFCPYHIGHFSVVGLGFENNVQASHFEGLITTIVGYIFLAMTLILCHGLAALVRFQRSRHLLGVCYIVVKVSLLVVVEIGVFPVICGWWLDICSLEMFDASLKDRELSFDSAPGTTMFLHWLVGMVYVFYFASFILLLREVLRPGVLWFLRNLNDPDFNPVQEMIHLPIYRHLRRLILSVVVFGSIVLLMLWLPIRTIKFILPAFLPYNVMLYSDAPVSELSLELLLLQVVLPALLEQGHTRQWLKGLVRAWTVTAGYLLDLHSYLLGDQEENDDDADQQANNNPQGRNNNAIPDGLHAAHQAILQQGGPVGFQPYHQPIKFSFRIVLLIVFMCVTLLVASLVCLTLPVFAGRYLMSLWTGSAKIHELYTAACGLYVCWLSIRAITVLLAWMPQGRRVILLKVQEWTLMVMLCNTILKTVVVAVLLVGAIPLLLGLLFELVIVAPLRVPLDQTPLFYPWQDWALGVLHAKIIAAITLMGPQWWLKTVIEQVYANGIRNIDLHFIIRKLAAPVICVLLVSLCVPYVISAGIVPIVAQYSPGVTMEMQNLVQRRIYPLLVMVVMLVGILSFQIRQFKRLYEHIKNDKYLVGQRLVNYERKAAGRSTTATHSSSSQE, from the exons ATGGACACCGCCGAGGAAG GGGATATATGCCGGGTCTGCCGGTCTGAAGGAACCCCGGACAAGCCACTATATCACCCCTGTGTTTGCACAGGAAGTATAAAATTCATCCATCAAGAATG CTTGGTACAATGGCTAAAACACAGCAGAAAAGAATACTGCGAGTTATGCAAACACAGATTTGCTTTTACGCCAA TCTATTCTCCAGACATGCCTTCCCGACTGCCTGTCCAGGACATATTTGCGGGACTGGTGACAAGTGTAGGCACAGCTATTAGATACTGGTTTCACTACACACTAGTTGCCTTTGCTTGGCTGGGAGTCGTTCCTCTCACAGCAT GTCGCATCTACAAGTGTCTGTTTACCGGCTCTGTGAGCTCACTCCTTACCCTGCCCTTAGATATGCTTTCTAC AGAGAACTTGCTGGCGGACTGCTTGCAGGGTTGTTTTGTGGTGACGTGTACGCTCTGCGCCTTCATCAGTCTGGTGTGGCTGCGGGAGCAGATTGTTCATGGTGGCGCCCCCCAgtggctggagcagaatcagcagcagcagccacaACATGCACCAGCTCCACAACTTAATGAG CAGGGCCCTGGTCCTGGGCAGGGGGCGGGTGAGAACCAGcctgctcctgctgctgctgagcCCATGGCGGACAATGGTCCAGCGGCTGAGGTCCCTGACATCCAGGTGGACCCGGCAGAGGACATAGAGCTGGAAGACgaggctggggctgaggatgTAGGGGACGCCAACAATGGTGCACAAG ATGACATGAATTGGAATGCCCTGGAATGGGACCGGGCAGCAGAGGAGCTAACATGGGAGAGG ATGCTCGGTCTTGATGGCTCCTTGGTTTTCCTG GAGCATGTCTTCTGGGTGGTCTCACTAAACACACTCTTCATTTTGGTGTTTG CTTTTTGTCCGTATCATATTGGACATTTCTCAGTTGTGGGTCTTGGCTTTGAAAATAAT GTGCAGGCCTCCCACTTCGAAGGCCTCATCACCACCATCGTAGGCTACATCTTCCTGGCCATGACATTAATACTGTGCCAT GGATTGGCAGCGTTGGTGCGATTCCAAAGATCCAGACACCTTTTAGGAGTGTGCTACATTGTTGTCAAG GTGTCCCTGCTGGTAGTCGTGGAGATCGGTGTGTTCCCTGTCATCTGTGGCTGGTGGCTCGACATCTGCTCACTG GAGATGTTTGATGCCTCTCTGAAGGACAGAGAGCTGAGTTTTGACTCTGCTCCCGGCACCACCATGTTCCTCCACTGGCTTGTAGGGATGGTCTACGTCTTCTACTTTGCCTCGTTCATCCTCTTACTGCGAGAG GTGCTGAGACCCGGTGTTTTATGGTTTCTCAGAAACCTGAACGATCCTGATTTTAATCCTGTCCAAGAAATGATTCACCTGCCAATATACAGACATCTCAGAAGATTAATTCTATCAGTG GTGGTGTTTGGCTCCATAGTTTTACTAATGTTGTGGCTTCCCATAAGGACGATCAAATTCATCCTCCCAGCCTTCCTCCCCTACAATGTCATGCTGTACAG TGATGCTCCAGTCAGTGAGCTCTCTCTGGAACTGCTGCTACTTCAGGTGGTTCTGCCTGCGCTGCTGGAACAAGGTCACACACGCCAGTGGCTCAAAGGCCTGGTCAGAGCCTGGACCGTCACCGCTGGATATCTGCT AGACCTTCACTCGTACCTGTTGGGTGACCAGGAGGAGAATGACGATGATGCGGACCAGCAGGCCAACAACAATCCGCAGGGGAGGAATAACAACGCCATCCCTGATGGGCTGCACGCTGCCCACCAGGCTATCCTACAGCAGGGAGGTCCTGTTGGCTTCCAGCCCTACCACCAACCCATTAAGTTCAGCTTCAGG ATTGTGCTGCTGATCGTGTTCATGTGTGTGACACTGCTGGTGGCCAGTCTGGTGTGTCTCACGTTGCCAG TATTTGCCGGCCGGTACCTGATGTCCCTCTGGACGGGCAGTGCAAAGATCCACGAGCTGTACACGGCAGCGTGCGGCCTATACGTGTGCTGGCTGTCCATCAGGGCCATCACCGTGCTGCTGGCCTGGATGCCCCAGGGCAGGAGGGTCATTCTGCTCAAGGTCCAGGAGTGGACCCTCATGGTAATGCTCTGCAACACG ATCCTGAAGACGGTGGTCGTGGCTGTGCTGCTGGTTGGAGCCATCCCTCTCCTGCTGGGCCTGCTATTTGAGCTGGTCATAGTAGCTCCTCTCAGGGTGCCATTGGACCAGACACCACTCTTCTACCCCTGGCAG GACTGGGCTCTGGGAGTGCTCCATGCCAAAATTATTGCTGCCATTACTCTGATGGGTCCCCAGTGGTGGCTGAAAACCGTGATCGAACAG GTGTACGCTAATGGAATTCGCAACATTGATCTCCATTTCATCATCCGTAAGCTGGCTGCTCCGGTTATCTGTGTGCTActggtgtctctctgtgtgcccTATGTCATCTCTGCTGGCATCGTCCCCATCGTAGCTCAATATTCCCCAG GAGTTACCATGGAGATGCAGAATTTGGTGCAGAGGAGAATCTACCCGTTACTGGTCatggtagtcatgctggtgggAATCCTCTCCTTCCAAATCCGTCAATTTAAGCGCCTTTATGAGCACATTAAGAATGACAA gtacCTGGTTGGACAGAGACTGGTGAACTATGAACGCAAGGCGGCTGGCAGAAGcaccacagccacacacagcAGCTCTTCCCAGGAGTAG
- the LOC115169715 gene encoding E3 ubiquitin-protein ligase MARCH6 isoform X2 — protein sequence MDTAEEGDICRVCRSEGTPDKPLYHPCVCTGSIKFIHQECLVQWLKHSRKEYCELCKHRFAFTPIYSPDMPSRLPVQDIFAGLVTSVGTAIRYWFHYTLVAFAWLGVVPLTACRIYKCLFTGSVSSLLTLPLDMLSTENLLADCLQGCFVVTCTLCAFISLVWLREQIVHGGAPQWLEQNQQQQPQHAPAPQLNEQGPGPGQGAGENQPAPAAAEPMADNGPAAEVPDIQVDPAEDIELEDEAGAEDVGDANNGAQDDMNWNALEWDRAAEELTWERMLGLDGSLVFLEHVFWVVSLNTLFILVFAFCPYHIGHFSVVGLGFENNVQASHFEGLITTIVGYIFLAMTLILCHGLAALVRFQRSRHLLGVCYIVVKVSLLVVVEIGVFPVICGWWLDICSLEMFDASLKDRELSFDSAPGTTMFLHWLVGMVYVFYFASFILLLREVLRPGVLWFLRNLNDPDFNPVQEMIHLPIYRHLRRLILSVVVFGSIVLLMLWLPIRTIKFILPAFLPYNVMLYSDAPVSELSLELLLLQVVLPALLEQGHTRQWLKGLVRAWTVTAGYLLDLHSYLLGDQEENDDDADQQANNNPQGRNNNAIPDGLHAAHQAILQQGGPVGFQPYHQPIKFSFRIVLLIVFMCVTLLVASLVCLTLPVFAGRYLMSLWTGSAKIHELYTAACGLYVCWLSIRAITVLLAWMPQGRRVILLKVQEWTLMILKTVVVAVLLVGAIPLLLGLLFELVIVAPLRVPLDQTPLFYPWQDWALGVLHAKIIAAITLMGPQWWLKTVIEQVYANGIRNIDLHFIIRKLAAPVICVLLVSLCVPYVISAGIVPIVAQYSPGVTMEMQNLVQRRIYPLLVMVVMLVGILSFQIRQFKRLYEHIKNDKYLVGQRLVNYERKAAGRSTTATHSSSSQE from the exons ATGGACACCGCCGAGGAAG GGGATATATGCCGGGTCTGCCGGTCTGAAGGAACCCCGGACAAGCCACTATATCACCCCTGTGTTTGCACAGGAAGTATAAAATTCATCCATCAAGAATG CTTGGTACAATGGCTAAAACACAGCAGAAAAGAATACTGCGAGTTATGCAAACACAGATTTGCTTTTACGCCAA TCTATTCTCCAGACATGCCTTCCCGACTGCCTGTCCAGGACATATTTGCGGGACTGGTGACAAGTGTAGGCACAGCTATTAGATACTGGTTTCACTACACACTAGTTGCCTTTGCTTGGCTGGGAGTCGTTCCTCTCACAGCAT GTCGCATCTACAAGTGTCTGTTTACCGGCTCTGTGAGCTCACTCCTTACCCTGCCCTTAGATATGCTTTCTAC AGAGAACTTGCTGGCGGACTGCTTGCAGGGTTGTTTTGTGGTGACGTGTACGCTCTGCGCCTTCATCAGTCTGGTGTGGCTGCGGGAGCAGATTGTTCATGGTGGCGCCCCCCAgtggctggagcagaatcagcagcagcagccacaACATGCACCAGCTCCACAACTTAATGAG CAGGGCCCTGGTCCTGGGCAGGGGGCGGGTGAGAACCAGcctgctcctgctgctgctgagcCCATGGCGGACAATGGTCCAGCGGCTGAGGTCCCTGACATCCAGGTGGACCCGGCAGAGGACATAGAGCTGGAAGACgaggctggggctgaggatgTAGGGGACGCCAACAATGGTGCACAAG ATGACATGAATTGGAATGCCCTGGAATGGGACCGGGCAGCAGAGGAGCTAACATGGGAGAGG ATGCTCGGTCTTGATGGCTCCTTGGTTTTCCTG GAGCATGTCTTCTGGGTGGTCTCACTAAACACACTCTTCATTTTGGTGTTTG CTTTTTGTCCGTATCATATTGGACATTTCTCAGTTGTGGGTCTTGGCTTTGAAAATAAT GTGCAGGCCTCCCACTTCGAAGGCCTCATCACCACCATCGTAGGCTACATCTTCCTGGCCATGACATTAATACTGTGCCAT GGATTGGCAGCGTTGGTGCGATTCCAAAGATCCAGACACCTTTTAGGAGTGTGCTACATTGTTGTCAAG GTGTCCCTGCTGGTAGTCGTGGAGATCGGTGTGTTCCCTGTCATCTGTGGCTGGTGGCTCGACATCTGCTCACTG GAGATGTTTGATGCCTCTCTGAAGGACAGAGAGCTGAGTTTTGACTCTGCTCCCGGCACCACCATGTTCCTCCACTGGCTTGTAGGGATGGTCTACGTCTTCTACTTTGCCTCGTTCATCCTCTTACTGCGAGAG GTGCTGAGACCCGGTGTTTTATGGTTTCTCAGAAACCTGAACGATCCTGATTTTAATCCTGTCCAAGAAATGATTCACCTGCCAATATACAGACATCTCAGAAGATTAATTCTATCAGTG GTGGTGTTTGGCTCCATAGTTTTACTAATGTTGTGGCTTCCCATAAGGACGATCAAATTCATCCTCCCAGCCTTCCTCCCCTACAATGTCATGCTGTACAG TGATGCTCCAGTCAGTGAGCTCTCTCTGGAACTGCTGCTACTTCAGGTGGTTCTGCCTGCGCTGCTGGAACAAGGTCACACACGCCAGTGGCTCAAAGGCCTGGTCAGAGCCTGGACCGTCACCGCTGGATATCTGCT AGACCTTCACTCGTACCTGTTGGGTGACCAGGAGGAGAATGACGATGATGCGGACCAGCAGGCCAACAACAATCCGCAGGGGAGGAATAACAACGCCATCCCTGATGGGCTGCACGCTGCCCACCAGGCTATCCTACAGCAGGGAGGTCCTGTTGGCTTCCAGCCCTACCACCAACCCATTAAGTTCAGCTTCAGG ATTGTGCTGCTGATCGTGTTCATGTGTGTGACACTGCTGGTGGCCAGTCTGGTGTGTCTCACGTTGCCAG TATTTGCCGGCCGGTACCTGATGTCCCTCTGGACGGGCAGTGCAAAGATCCACGAGCTGTACACGGCAGCGTGCGGCCTATACGTGTGCTGGCTGTCCATCAGGGCCATCACCGTGCTGCTGGCCTGGATGCCCCAGGGCAGGAGGGTCATTCTGCTCAAGGTCCAGGAGTGGACCCTCATG ATCCTGAAGACGGTGGTCGTGGCTGTGCTGCTGGTTGGAGCCATCCCTCTCCTGCTGGGCCTGCTATTTGAGCTGGTCATAGTAGCTCCTCTCAGGGTGCCATTGGACCAGACACCACTCTTCTACCCCTGGCAG GACTGGGCTCTGGGAGTGCTCCATGCCAAAATTATTGCTGCCATTACTCTGATGGGTCCCCAGTGGTGGCTGAAAACCGTGATCGAACAG GTGTACGCTAATGGAATTCGCAACATTGATCTCCATTTCATCATCCGTAAGCTGGCTGCTCCGGTTATCTGTGTGCTActggtgtctctctgtgtgcccTATGTCATCTCTGCTGGCATCGTCCCCATCGTAGCTCAATATTCCCCAG GAGTTACCATGGAGATGCAGAATTTGGTGCAGAGGAGAATCTACCCGTTACTGGTCatggtagtcatgctggtgggAATCCTCTCCTTCCAAATCCGTCAATTTAAGCGCCTTTATGAGCACATTAAGAATGACAA gtacCTGGTTGGACAGAGACTGGTGAACTATGAACGCAAGGCGGCTGGCAGAAGcaccacagccacacacagcAGCTCTTCCCAGGAGTAG
- the LOC115169246 gene encoding ankyrin repeat domain-containing protein 33B-like, with product MVQITEDPGGGGGTLLNVQQNGISGGQARIVRGPKDEESSILSETVAGNENEDPNEGDNEESNYYDDDDDDVYQEFEEFDFDTLQDLPKDTKSINSDNSFYPPDDSLKYRTPSPNTPEPLSFFKACSNNNSIIVKIMIRQGVTKEEVIETDKNNRNGLIVACYMGWVDVVIALSQCPHIDVNWQDNEGNTALMTAAQAGHIMISSYLINYFPNLDLERRNCHGFTALMKAAMQGRADVVRLLMMSGADVEARDYSRKMTSREWALFTCRYETAYLMMRLMAQPCAQQFCDAYKLEWPMLQELVAQRRESQSCWQKVADKVCCRFSLLMKTDPVDDGVMDHMVRITTALSSPLIATACHTVAPRSPPCIGKRRYAVPEILRKQRVDELKCLGPEHFNNNKKLFNNSRVQLVTKKRDRRASLQTQMLQDVAVAGTSALRRTSLLPLNMMRRSSVRPGIVVPKVRLCKVPSWPNPEKRKNSKDPELLQLPKWRYKEAKEERRQEEEGKKRRLPRVRML from the exons ATGGTGCAGATCACAGAGGAcccaggtggaggtggagggaccTTGTTAAATGTTCAGCAGAATGGGATCTCTGGAGGCCAGGCCAGGATTGTCAGGGGTCCAAAAGATGAGGAGTCGTCTATATTGTCGGAGACGGTCGCAGGCAATGAAAATGAGGATCCTAATGAGGGAGACAATGAGGAAAGCAACTATTACGATGATGACGACGATGATGTCTATCAGGAATTTGAAGAGTTTGACTTTGACACATTGCAAGATCTGCCAAAGGATACCAAGAGTATTAACTCTGATAACTCCTTCTATCCACCTGATGACTCTCTCAAATACAGGACTCCCAGCCCAAACACCCCCGAACCTCTGTCCTTCTTCAAGGCCTGCTCCAATAACAATTCCATCATAGTGAAGATTATGATAAGGCAAGGGGTGACAAAGGAGGAAGTGATTGAAACAGACAAGAACAACAGA AATGGGCTGATAGTAGCCTGTTACATGGGCTGGGTGGATGTGGTCATAGCGCTCTCTCAGTGTCCCCACATCGATGTCAACTGGCAAGACAACGAGGGGAATACAGCCCTCATGACAGCTGCTCAAGCAG GCCACATTATGATATCCAGCTACTTGATCAACTACTTCCCCAACCTGGACCTAGAGCGTAGGAACTGCCATGGATTCACCGCTTTGATGAAGGCAGCCATGCAAGGGAGGGCAGACGTTGTTCGTTTGCTCATGATGTCAG GAGCGGACGTGGAGGCGAGGGACTACAGCCGCAAGATGACCTCCAGGGAGTGGGCTCTGTTCACATGCCGCTATGAGACGGCCTATCTGATGATGCGTCTGATGGCCCAGCCATGCGCCCAGCAGTTCTGTGACGCCTACAAGCTGGAATGGCCCATGCTGCAGGAGCTAGTGGCCCAACGCCGGGAGtcccagagctgttggcagaagGTGGCAGACAAGGTCTGCTGCAGGTTCTCTCTCCTCATGAAGACGGACCCCGTGGACGACGGTGTGATGGACCACATGGTACGCATCACTACCGCCCTGTCCAGCCCATTGATCGCCACCGCCTGCCACACCGTGGCCCCGAGAAGCCCCCCCTGCATCGGGAAGCGGCGCTATGCCGTGCCAGAGATCCTCAGGAAGCAGCGAGTGGACGAACTGAAGTGCCTGGGCCCCGAGcacttcaacaacaacaagaagcTGTTCAATAACTCCCGGGTGCAGTTGGTTACTAAGAAGAGGGACCGGAGGGCCAGCCTGCAGACCCAAATGTTGCAAGACGTTGCGGTGGCTGGTACTTCGGCCCTGAGGCGCACCAGCTTGCTGCCCCTGAACATGATGAGGAGGAGCAGTGTCAGGCCGGGCATTGTGGTCCCCAAGGTGAGGCTGTGCAAGGTCCCCTCGTGGCCCAACCCTGAGAAGAGAAAGAATAGCAAGGATCCCGAGCTCCTCCAGCTCCCCAAGTGGAGGTACAAAGAGgccaaggaggagaggaggcaagaggaggaggggaagaagagACGTTTACCCAGAGTGAGGATGCTCTGA